The Klebsiella aerogenes KCTC 2190 region ACCTGAGCGCATGATTGATGCCTTTCGCCTGAATGTCTTTTATGCGTACCGGCAGGCCGCCTTTACAGGCGGTGACGTAAGCAATTCCGCCTCCCATTAAGCCGCCGCCGAGTACAGCAATGCTATTCAGCGGAGCGGGGTCAGCTTCGGCGCCACGATCTTTTTTCAGATCGGTGCTGGCAAAGAAAATAGAACGTAACGCTTGCGATTGCGGCGTCATCGCCAGTTCGCCAAACGCTCGCGCCTCTTCGGCGTAACCGCTGCTGCAGCCGTGCGCCAGTCCGTTTTCTATCACCTGTAAAATACGTTCTGCCGCCGGGTAATTACCCTGCGTTTTTTGCCGGGTCTTTTTCGCCACCATGCGGAACAGCAGCTGACGCCCCAGAGGCCCGGCAAGTACCCGTTCGCGCACCGGCACAGTTCGGCTCGCCGGCCGGCCCTGTAGCGCCAGCTCAACCGCGGTCCGCAGCAATATCGATTGCGGGACAACATCGTCCACCAGCCCGGCTTTCAACGCCTGACGCGGACGCAATTGTTTACCGGTGAGGATCATTTCAAGCGCCGTACTGACGCCAATCAGCCGCGGCAGGCGTTGAGTGCCGCCGGAGCCCGGTAGCAACCCCAGTTGCACTTCCGGCAATCCCAACCGCGTTTTATCATCATCGCTACAGACTCGCCCATGACAGGCCAGCGCCAGCTCCAGGCCGCCGCCAAAGCAGGCGCCGTGAATGGCGGCAATCACCGGGATAGAAAGCGCGTGGATCTCGGACATGATCTGCTGGCCCTGGCGCGCCAGCGCTTCGGCTTCTGCGGCGCTGGTACAACGAGCAATCATGTTGATATCCGCGCCGGCGATAAAGTTGTCGGGTTTAGCGGAGATAAATACGGCGCCGCGCAGCGCCTTATTTTCGCGGAGCTGGCGGATAATCGTCCGCACCTCGCCGCCGAACTCGGCTTTCAGGGTATTCATCTTTTCGCCGGGCGCGTCGATGGTAATAACGGCGATGTTATCCGGGCGAATTTCAAGCGTAAAAGCTGTTGCCGCTTCCATTATTCGACCTCCAGAACCATAGCGGAACCTAAACCCCCCGCCGCGCAGGCGGTAACCAGCCCAAATCCGCCGCCGCGGCGCCGGAGTTCATGCAACGTCTGGGTAATCATGCGCGCGCCGGTCGCCGCAAAGGGGTGTCCGTAGGCGATAGAGCCGCCGAGCACGTTGAACTTGCTGGCATCGACTTCCCCGGTTGCCTGTGAACGGCCCAGCACTTCCCGGGCGAAACGATTACTGGCTAAACATTGTAGATTCGCCAGCGTCTGCGCGGCGAAAGCTTCATGCATATCAATCAACGTGAGGTCTGCAAGGGTAATTCCCGCCCTATCCAACGCCAGCGGCGTCGCCCACGCCGGCCCCAGCAGCATGTCCTGCCAGACATCAATAGCGGTGAAAGCATAGCTACGCAGGTAGCCCAGCGGCGTTAACCCCAACTCTTTGGCCCGGGATTCGGTCATCATGATCACCGCGGCGGCGCCGTCGGTGAGCGGCGTACTGTTTGCCGCCGTGACGCTACCGTGTTTACGATCGAACGCCGGACGTAACTTTTGGTAATCCGCCAGGGTTGAATTTTTACGAATATTGTTGTCCTGCTCCAGCGGCTCGCGATAAGGCGGTACATAGGCCGTCATCACTTCACTGGCCAGTTTGCCCTCTTCCCAGGCGCGGGCGGCAAGCTGGTGTGAACGCAGCGCCAGCGCGTCCTGATCTTCACGACTAATGCCCCAGGTTTTCGCCATCTGCTCAGCGGTGTCGCCCATCCGCAGGCCGGTTGAGTATTCCGCGACAGCAGGTGGCACCGGTAAAAGATCGCGCAGGCGCAGGCGGGAAAAGAGTTTTAGCCGTTGGCCAAGGGTGCGCGCTTTATTGGCATCCAC contains the following coding sequences:
- the fadI gene encoding acetyl-CoA C-acyltransferase FadI, translating into MSQALPLITRQGDRIAIVSGLRTPFARQATAYHGVPAVDLGKMVVGEMLARSEVPPEVIEQLVFGQVVQMPEAPNIAREIVLGTGMNVHTDAYSVSRACATSFQAVANIAESLMAGTIRAGIAGGADSSSVLPIGVSKKLARTLVDANKARTLGQRLKLFSRLRLRDLLPVPPAVAEYSTGLRMGDTAEQMAKTWGISREDQDALALRSHQLAARAWEEGKLASEVMTAYVPPYREPLEQDNNIRKNSTLADYQKLRPAFDRKHGSVTAANSTPLTDGAAAVIMMTESRAKELGLTPLGYLRSYAFTAIDVWQDMLLGPAWATPLALDRAGITLADLTLIDMHEAFAAQTLANLQCLASNRFAREVLGRSQATGEVDASKFNVLGGSIAYGHPFAATGARMITQTLHELRRRGGGFGLVTACAAGGLGSAMVLEVE